A DNA window from Bombus vancouverensis nearcticus chromosome 6, iyBomVanc1_principal, whole genome shotgun sequence contains the following coding sequences:
- the Edc3 gene encoding enhancer of mRNA-decapping protein 3, giving the protein MSEQFVGCTVSVKCIEEVGTYQGQIVDLNKDCIILSKAFCNGVPHSSPIVVLCAKDILNVEFISINNIGFDSSDTSDNNQAQNNITVKRPIAKRAGRSFSECVSSSVQSTSSQTQTNIKKPSNNSQSTIEQAANGKIPLAESIDKPMQKKLSSKQRNEHTFGTPIDQSLSQDFDFEKNLALFDKEAVWQKINSLKSKKQKQVNYRHDENIIVSERADIRQILVPSAGEIEYVTDNGLIIPSITLNLHRQLIGAADRLGISWERRVELLGRAGTEIILQLLGGSHRLNPNNAHQWPTIIALCGPHRSGAAGVNCARQLSSHGIKTIVFVENSEDVFLLQELSLYKLTGNKVETKFKNLPSVVDLILVALCDENSPRMITPIAKWANNNRAPILAIEPPATGTPGILSKCSLLGGLPLSHSVDNGKLYLCNLALPNEVYADVGITYRSPFGPKFVIPLHSNNS; this is encoded by the exons ATGTCAGAACAATTTGTGGGTTGTACAGTTTCCGTAAAGTGTATCGAAGAAGTTGGAACTTATCAAGGACAAATAGTGGATTTAAATAAGGATTGTATTATACTTTCAAAAGCTTTTTGTAACGGAGTTCCTCATAGTTCACCTATAGTTGTATTATG tgCGAAGGATATACTGAATGTAGAGTTTATATCAATTAATAATATAGGATTCGACAGTAGTGATACGAGTGATAATAATCAAGCACAGAATAATATAACTGTAAAGAGACCTATTGCCAAAAGAGCTGGTAGATCATTTTCCGAATGTGTTTCATCTTCTGTTCAATCCACATCATCACAAACGCAAACTAATATTAAGAAGCCAAGTAATAATTCTCAATCCACAATAGAACAAGCTGCAAATGGGAAAATTCCATTAG CTGAATCTATTGATAAACCAATGCAAAAAAAATTAAGTAGTAAACAAAGAAATGAGCACACATTTGGTACTCCAATTGATCAATCCTTGAGTCAAGATTTTGATTTTGAAAAGAATTTAGCCCTATTTGATAAAGAG GCTGTGTGGcaaaaaataaattctttaaaatCTAAGAAACAAAAGCAAGTAAACTATAGGCACGATGAAAATATTATTGTGTCTGAACGTGCAGATATTAGACAGATACTGGTACCTAGTGCTGGTGAAATAGAATATGTAACAGACAATGGTTTAATAATTCCTAGCATAACACTTAACCTTCATCGTCAATTAATAGGAGCAGCAGATAGATTGGGTATTAGTTGGGAGCGTAGA GTGGAACTTCTTGGTCGTGCCGGTACAGAAATTATATTGCAACTGTTAGGAGGAAGCCATCGACTTAATCCAAATAATGCACACCAGTGGCCAACGATTATTGCACTTTGTGGACCTCATCGTTCTGGTGCTGCAGGTGTTAATTGTGCTAGACAGTTATCTAGTCACGGCATTAAGACAATAGTGTTTGTAGAAAATTCTGAGGATGTTTTTCTCCTACAAGAATTGTCTTTGTACAAGTTAACAGGAAACAAGGTAGAAACTAAATTTAAAAACTTGCCATCAGTGGTGGATTTGATACTTGTAGCACTTTGTGACGAGAACTCACCAAGAATGATTACACCTATAGCAAAATGGGCAAATAATAATAGGGCGCCTATTTTAGCCATTGAACCACCAGCCACAGGAACACCTGGTATTCTTAGTAAATGTAGCCTGCTTGGTGGATTACCATTATCTCATAGTGTTGACAATGGCaaattatatttatgtaatCTTGCATTGCCAAACGAAGTATATGCAGACGTTGGTATAACATATAGGTCTCCTTTTGGACCAAAATTTGTCATTCCTTTGCATTCCAATAATTcttag